One part of the Mytilus trossulus isolate FHL-02 chromosome 11, PNRI_Mtr1.1.1.hap1, whole genome shotgun sequence genome encodes these proteins:
- the LOC134690550 gene encoding uncharacterized protein LOC134690550, whose translation MSSLDEDDHAAIAKTYHSMDENGDGRVSMAEVKRASKRIGIDLSTDKLKQMMRDVDKNGDGYLDLSEFEKLITEYMKHDPNDIKTARKIFQAMDVDKDGKVTTSEIMKAMKVSKSDANDLLAEADSNKDGKMSFDEFVKVMKGQTG comes from the exons ATGAGTTCTTTGGATGAAGACGATCATGCAG CTATCGCTAAAACATATCATTCCATGGATGAAAATGGCGACGGTCGTGTTTCTATGGCGGAAGTGAAGAGAGCATCAAAACGAATTGGTATAGATCTATCTACAGACAAATTAAAGCAGATGATGAGAGATGTTGATAAAAATG GAGATGGGTATCTGGACTTGAGTGAGTTTGAAAAGCTGATCACAGAATATATGAAGCATGACCCCAATGATATAAAGACAGCAAGGAAAATATTCCAAGCCATGGATGTTGATAAAGATGGGAAAGTAACGACTTCGGAAATTATGAAGGCTATGAAAGTCTCGAAGTCAGATGCTAACGATCTCCTAGCGGAGGCAGATTCTAATAAAGACGGGAAAATGTCATTTGATG AATTTGTCAAAGTTATGAAAGGACAGACCGGATAA
- the LOC134690552 gene encoding uncharacterized protein LOC134690552: MELPKEARDAIKKTYRAMDENGDGRVSVAEVRRASKRIGIEFSMDQIKQMMGELDDNGDGYINYPEFERMITTFIQGDTEEVNAARKIFQSMDVDGDGKVTVPEIVSSLKVSKAEAKELMEEADTDNDGKMSFEEFLNVYRGHDG, from the exons ATGGAATTACCGAAAGAGGCACGTGATG ctATAAAAAAGACATATCGTGCTATGGATGAGAATGGTGATGGCCGTGTCTCTGTAGCAGAGGTCAGGAGAGCTTCTAAACGTATAGGAATAGAGTTCAGCATGGATCAGATAAAACAGATGATGGGGGAGCTGGATGATAACG GTGATGGTTATATAAATTATCCTGAATTTGAGAGGATGATTACAACCTTTATTCAAGGAGATACAGAAGAAGTTAACGCAGCACGAAAAATATTCCAATCTATGGACGTGGACGGTGACGGCAAAGTGACAGTTCCGGAAATAGTATCTTcattaaaagtatcaaaagcGGAAGCCAAAGAACTTATGGAAGAAGCTGACACTGATAATGATGGGAAAATGTCGTTTGAAG aatTTTTGAATGTTTACAGAGGACATGATGGATAG
- the LOC134690553 gene encoding biogenesis of lysosome-related organelles complex 1 subunit 5-like, which produces MIDQTIFKDVNEIHARLLDHRPVLQGHINHFVQEFEDKRQNREPERLEKVLDNVKEMNEKLIPESLKAMQVFLPDVSAKVKVATEMCRKIEDGEILENKQLLQNRASRKERWDEFLKKQYHSCDEIDTDFNQQAERLKTHYEDLEDKLGYSSMASA; this is translated from the exons ATGATTGAccaaacaatttttaaag ATGTGAATGAGATCCATGCAAGGTTATTGGACCACAGACCAGTGTTACAAGGGCATATCAACCACTTTGTACAAGAATTTGAG gATAAAAGACAAAACAGGGAACCAGAGAGGTTAGAAAAAGTTTTAGACAATGTTAAAGAAATGAACGAGAAACTGATCCCGGAGAGTCTAAAAGCTATGCAGGTCTTTTTACCTGATGTTTCTGCCAAAG taaaagTTGCAACAGAAATGTGCAGAAAAATAGAAGATGGTGAAATACTTGAG AATAAACAGCTGTTACAGAACAGAGCCTCAAGGAAAGAGAGATGGGATGAGTTTCTAAAGAAACAGTATCATAGCTGTGATGAGATTGATACAGACTTTAATCAGCAAGCGGAACGTCTCAAAACACATTATGAAGACTTAGAGGATAAGTTAGGATACTCATCCATGGCAAGCGCATGA